One Sphingopyxis macrogoltabida genomic region harbors:
- a CDS encoding histidine phosphatase family protein has protein sequence MTPRWPSVLWVVRHGQSAGNVARDAADAAGDLRIALDHRDVDVPLSALGEEQSRALGEWFAAGEEDGRPEIMLASPYVRAIQTAEIFRAAGGCEPDEKICIDERLREKEFGILDGLTRHGIEATHPEQAEFRATLGKFYHRPPGGESWCDVILRLRSLLDTVSLHYGGRRVMIVAHQVVVLCLRTIIENLGEREILAIDKEGDVANCAITEYRFDPKIGRDGNLVLSSYNVTAPMAGEVPVTREPDAMVAARG, from the coding sequence ATGACACCCCGCTGGCCCTCGGTGCTCTGGGTCGTCCGCCACGGCCAGAGCGCGGGCAACGTCGCGCGCGACGCCGCCGATGCGGCCGGCGACCTGCGCATCGCGCTCGATCACCGCGACGTCGATGTGCCGCTGTCGGCGCTCGGCGAGGAGCAATCGCGCGCGCTCGGCGAATGGTTCGCGGCGGGCGAGGAAGACGGGCGCCCCGAAATCATGCTCGCCTCGCCCTATGTCCGCGCGATCCAGACCGCGGAGATTTTCCGCGCCGCCGGCGGCTGTGAGCCCGACGAGAAGATCTGCATCGACGAGCGCCTGCGCGAGAAGGAATTCGGCATTCTCGATGGCCTCACCCGGCACGGTATCGAGGCGACGCATCCCGAACAGGCCGAATTTCGCGCGACGCTCGGCAAATTCTATCATCGACCGCCGGGCGGCGAGAGCTGGTGCGACGTTATTCTGCGGCTGCGCTCGCTGCTCGACACCGTCTCGCTGCACTATGGCGGCCGCCGCGTAATGATCGTCGCGCATCAGGTCGTCGTCCTGTGCCTGCGCACCATCATCGAAAATCTCGGCGAGCGCGAAATTCTCGCCATCGACAAGGAGGGCGACGTGGCGAATTGCGCGATCACCGAATATCGCTTCGATCCGAAGATCGGTCGCGACGGCAACCTCGTCCTGTCGAGCTACAATGTGACGGCGCCGATGGCGGGCGAGGTTCCCGTCACCCGCGAACCCGATGCGATGGTCGCCGCGCGTGGCTGA
- a CDS encoding LysR substrate-binding domain-containing protein, whose product MDRLLTLEMFVAVAGEGGFAAAARKLGSSPPAVTRGIAALEARLGTSMFHRSTRAVALTDAGAAFLGEARRILADLAGAEREVRGAQADPRGQLYLTAPVMFGRLHVLPVVRALLEQHRDLGVRMMLIDRNVRIVEEGIDVAVRIGPLADSSLKAVRIGAVRQMLAASPAYLARRGAPARVADLADHDLIGTMGPRAVNEWQFAGTRWRLEPRPRLVLNTVDAALAAAEAGLGIANLLSYQLAGALGDGRLISLLPAEQPPALPVHLLFEPSRAALPAVRLFVAAMKARARMAGLV is encoded by the coding sequence GTGGACCGGCTGCTTACGCTCGAAATGTTCGTCGCGGTCGCGGGCGAAGGCGGCTTCGCTGCGGCGGCGCGCAAGCTCGGCAGTTCGCCGCCGGCGGTGACACGCGGGATCGCGGCGCTCGAAGCGCGGTTGGGGACCAGCATGTTCCATCGCTCGACGCGCGCGGTCGCGCTGACCGACGCCGGTGCGGCGTTTCTGGGCGAGGCGCGGCGCATCCTGGCCGACCTGGCGGGCGCCGAGCGCGAGGTGCGCGGCGCACAGGCCGACCCGCGCGGGCAGCTTTACCTGACCGCGCCGGTGATGTTCGGACGGCTCCATGTGCTCCCCGTGGTGCGTGCGCTGCTCGAACAGCATCGCGACCTCGGCGTGCGGATGATGCTGATCGACCGCAACGTCCGCATCGTCGAAGAAGGTATCGACGTCGCGGTGCGGATCGGCCCGCTCGCCGATTCGAGCCTCAAGGCGGTGCGGATCGGCGCGGTGCGCCAGATGCTCGCGGCGAGCCCCGCCTATCTGGCGCGGCGCGGCGCGCCGGCGCGCGTCGCCGATCTGGCCGACCACGATCTGATCGGCACAATGGGGCCGCGCGCGGTGAACGAGTGGCAGTTCGCCGGGACACGCTGGCGGCTCGAACCGCGGCCGCGGCTGGTGCTCAATACCGTCGATGCGGCGCTCGCGGCGGCCGAGGCGGGGCTGGGGATCGCCAATCTCCTGAGCTACCAGCTTGCCGGCGCGCTTGGCGACGGGCGGCTGATTTCGCTGCTTCCCGCCGAACAGCCGCCCGCACTGCCGGTCCATCTGCTGTTCGAACCGTCACGCGCCGCGCTGCCCGCAGTGCGGCTGTTCGTCGCGGCGATGAAGGCGCGGGCGCGGATGGCGGGGCTGGTTTGA
- a CDS encoding Ppx/GppA phosphatase family protein, with translation MRQMAAPSGRSPRPVPAARGQSKAGAESRPVPIHRPRTYAAIDLGTNNCRLLIARPQGGELVVIDAFSRIVRLGEGLHGSGRISQAAMDRTVAALSVCADKLRRRHVTLSRAVATEACRRASNGEELAERVKRETGIALDIISAAEEAKLAVLGCHNLMEAGDGPALIFDIGGGSTELMRIDASDDDVMIRDWISVPWGVVSLTEHAPAAEDSLAARQAAYAQMREVTREAFAAFAGRAERFAGQPLRLLGTSGTVTTLASVFLDLPRYDRRAVDGLVVPSDAMREISRRLADASIADRSEIACIGRERADLVVAGCAILESIIDLWPAARVGVADRGIREGILRTLARQGRDVPVTRREFRK, from the coding sequence ATGCGGCAAATGGCAGCGCCTTCGGGGCGATCGCCGCGGCCCGTGCCGGCGGCGAGAGGACAGAGCAAGGCAGGTGCCGAATCGCGGCCCGTGCCGATCCATCGGCCGCGCACCTATGCCGCCATCGATCTCGGGACCAACAATTGCCGGCTGCTGATCGCGCGCCCGCAGGGCGGCGAACTGGTCGTCATCGACGCCTTTTCGCGCATCGTCCGCCTTGGCGAGGGGCTGCACGGGAGCGGCCGGATCAGCCAGGCGGCGATGGACCGCACCGTCGCTGCACTGTCGGTCTGCGCCGACAAGCTGCGCCGCCGCCACGTCACCCTGTCGCGCGCGGTCGCCACCGAAGCGTGCCGCCGCGCCAGCAACGGCGAGGAACTCGCCGAACGGGTGAAGCGCGAGACCGGCATCGCGCTCGACATCATTTCCGCCGCCGAAGAAGCGAAGCTCGCGGTGCTCGGCTGCCACAATCTGATGGAGGCAGGCGACGGCCCGGCGCTGATCTTCGACATTGGCGGCGGCTCGACCGAGCTGATGCGCATCGACGCGTCGGACGACGACGTTATGATCCGCGACTGGATCAGCGTTCCGTGGGGCGTCGTGTCGCTCACCGAACATGCCCCCGCCGCCGAGGACAGCCTTGCCGCGCGGCAGGCCGCCTATGCGCAGATGCGCGAAGTGACGCGCGAGGCGTTCGCCGCCTTCGCCGGCCGCGCCGAACGTTTTGCAGGGCAACCACTGCGCCTGCTCGGCACCAGCGGCACGGTGACGACGCTCGCCAGCGTCTTCCTCGACCTGCCGCGCTACGACCGGCGCGCGGTCGACGGGCTGGTCGTGCCATCGGACGCGATGCGCGAGATCAGCCGCCGCCTCGCCGACGCGAGCATCGCCGACCGCTCCGAAATCGCCTGCATCGGCCGCGAGCGCGCCGACCTGGTGGTCGCGGGCTGCGCGATCCTCGAAAGCATCATCGACCTGTGGCCAGCGGCGCGCGTCGGCGTCGCCGACCGCGGCATCCGCGAGGGCATCCTCCGCACCCTGGCTCGGCAGGGGCGCGACGTTCCCGTCACCCGCCGCGAGTTTCGCAAATGA
- a CDS encoding TonB-dependent receptor domain-containing protein, which produces MQLFRLALHASIATSALAAAALAAPAQAQAEERTYRFAIPAQDMKASLRALARTSGQQIGFDSAALQGKRAPALNGTFSLRDGVARLLAGSGLEPSWGRSGVLVIRPAPRKPGAAYQAPNRGADAAMAGADDGEIVVTARKSDERIQDVPVSLTAVTADALRDRGAADIKDVLRSVPGLANYGTERGLSRYSIRGLSTYASSPTVGIYLDDISLVTVSTTFSGAYDPMFFDMERVEVLKGPQGTLYGGSAMGGAIKYVSARPDPTRFSVDTAIGAAITDGGGPSYNGEVVVNAPIVEDKLAVRAGFYYRHDGGFIDNRPGDIRVLLRSSTPFPDYTPVVQDSLSNRTKKNRNYGDTYVGRLSFEWRPDESWTIRPQLFYQDYKQGDTGDMFIGRPDRSGSYRIAQPNYDRAGIYSLSVEKELGGVKATSLTAYFDRTFRYVRDYSFYIGGLIPVLYPFTSTNVSDSFTKTFSQEVRLASDNDSPFKWVIGGYYSSQDDRLIQAVNTPGMSAFFGTDLAYYGNIFTNTKQYAGFGEASYALFDGFDVTAGVRVFKVEQRVNARTDGVFAGGPNAIPDRRNKEDGINPKFGLSYKVTRDNLLYASAAKGFRPGGINRDRIDPDLCRTDLDQLGIENAPDSFGSDNLWTYEAGTKNMFGGGKVMLNASAYYTEWKEIQQAIGLPSCGFGFTDNVGSAEVKGFELEARVEPLRGFQIGGTAAYTSSKITEAAPGTSAKQGDALPDVPKWMATAYAGYRTELSGLWELDVRGEYQYQGKAPYTFDTEVPITFPGGEVDYIPNPILERKSYQVVNAFASLSRENTTVRLYANNLFNVHPQLDTDLSIGADRFSTIRPRTFGVELRQGF; this is translated from the coding sequence ATGCAATTGTTCAGACTAGCCCTTCATGCTTCGATCGCGACGAGTGCATTGGCCGCGGCGGCGCTCGCCGCGCCCGCGCAGGCGCAGGCGGAAGAACGCACCTATCGCTTCGCCATCCCGGCGCAGGATATGAAGGCCAGCCTCCGCGCGCTGGCGCGGACCTCGGGGCAGCAGATCGGCTTCGACAGCGCGGCGTTGCAGGGCAAGCGGGCGCCGGCGCTCAACGGTACCTTCTCGCTCCGCGACGGCGTGGCGCGGCTGCTCGCCGGCTCGGGTCTCGAGCCCAGCTGGGGGCGTTCGGGCGTGCTCGTCATCCGCCCTGCGCCGCGCAAGCCGGGCGCCGCCTATCAGGCGCCGAACCGGGGCGCGGACGCGGCCATGGCCGGCGCGGATGACGGCGAAATCGTCGTCACGGCGCGCAAGTCGGACGAACGCATTCAGGATGTCCCGGTGTCGCTGACCGCGGTGACCGCCGACGCCCTGCGCGATCGGGGCGCGGCGGACATCAAGGATGTGCTGCGCAGCGTCCCGGGGCTCGCCAATTACGGCACCGAACGCGGGCTGTCGCGCTACAGCATCCGCGGCCTGTCGACCTATGCCTCGTCGCCGACGGTCGGCATCTATCTCGACGATATCTCGCTGGTGACGGTGTCGACCACCTTCAGCGGCGCCTATGACCCGATGTTCTTCGACATGGAGCGCGTCGAGGTGCTGAAGGGACCGCAGGGCACGCTCTATGGCGGCAGCGCAATGGGCGGCGCGATCAAATATGTCAGCGCACGGCCCGATCCGACGCGGTTCAGCGTCGATACCGCGATCGGCGCCGCGATCACCGACGGCGGCGGGCCGTCGTACAATGGCGAAGTCGTGGTCAATGCGCCGATCGTCGAGGACAAGCTCGCGGTGCGCGCGGGCTTCTATTACCGCCACGATGGCGGCTTCATCGACAACCGTCCGGGCGATATCCGTGTCCTGTTGCGGTCGAGCACGCCCTTCCCCGATTATACGCCGGTGGTGCAGGACAGCCTGTCGAACCGGACCAAGAAGAACCGCAACTATGGCGACACCTATGTCGGGCGGCTGTCGTTCGAATGGCGCCCCGACGAGAGCTGGACGATCCGGCCGCAGCTTTTCTACCAGGATTACAAGCAGGGCGACACCGGCGACATGTTCATCGGCCGCCCCGACCGGTCGGGCTCCTATCGCATCGCCCAGCCCAATTATGACCGCGCCGGCATTTACAGCCTCAGCGTCGAAAAGGAACTGGGCGGAGTGAAGGCGACGTCGCTGACCGCCTATTTTGACCGCACGTTCCGCTATGTCCGCGATTACAGCTTTTACATCGGCGGGCTGATCCCGGTGCTGTATCCGTTCACCAGCACCAACGTGTCCGACAGCTTCACCAAGACGTTCAGCCAGGAAGTGCGGCTGGCATCGGACAATGACTCGCCATTCAAATGGGTGATCGGCGGCTATTATTCGAGCCAGGACGACCGGCTGATCCAGGCGGTCAATACGCCCGGAATGAGCGCCTTCTTCGGCACCGATCTGGCCTATTACGGCAATATCTTCACCAACACGAAGCAATATGCGGGCTTCGGCGAGGCGAGCTACGCGCTGTTCGACGGCTTCGACGTCACCGCCGGCGTCCGCGTGTTCAAGGTCGAGCAGCGCGTCAACGCGCGCACCGACGGGGTGTTCGCGGGTGGCCCGAATGCGATCCCCGACCGCCGCAACAAGGAAGACGGGATCAATCCCAAATTCGGCCTGTCGTACAAGGTGACGCGCGACAATCTCCTTTACGCCTCGGCCGCCAAGGGCTTCCGCCCCGGCGGGATCAACCGCGACCGGATCGACCCCGATCTCTGCCGCACCGATCTCGATCAGCTCGGCATCGAAAACGCGCCTGACAGCTTCGGATCGGACAATCTGTGGACCTATGAAGCCGGGACCAAGAATATGTTCGGCGGCGGCAAGGTGATGCTCAACGCTTCGGCATATTACACCGAATGGAAGGAGATCCAGCAGGCGATCGGGCTGCCGAGCTGCGGCTTCGGCTTCACCGACAATGTCGGCAGCGCCGAGGTAAAGGGCTTCGAGCTCGAGGCGCGCGTCGAACCACTCCGCGGGTTCCAGATCGGCGGTACCGCTGCCTATACCAGCAGCAAGATCACCGAAGCGGCACCCGGCACCTCGGCCAAGCAGGGCGACGCGCTGCCCGACGTGCCGAAGTGGATGGCGACCGCATATGCCGGTTACCGGACCGAATTGTCGGGATTGTGGGAACTCGATGTCCGCGGCGAATATCAGTATCAGGGCAAGGCGCCCTATACGTTCGATACCGAGGTGCCGATCACCTTCCCCGGCGGCGAGGTCGACTATATCCCGAACCCGATCCTCGAACGGAAAAGCTATCAGGTCGTCAACGCCTTCGCGTCGCTGAGCCGTGAGAATACGACGGTCAGGCTCTATGCCAACAATCTGTTCAACGTCCATCCGCAGCTCGACACCGACCTGTCGATCGGCGCCGACCGCTTCTCGACGATCCGCCCGCGGACCTTCGGCGTCGAATTGCGGCAGGGTTTTTGA
- a CDS encoding NAD(P)H-hydrate dehydratase — MAEPVPLDTAWLKANPLPDHHDNVDKNGRGRVLVIGGCRRVPGGMLLTAEAAFRAGAGKVTIATIASAATPIGVAFPACAVVALPETPGGEIAPESAELLLAEIANHDAIVFGPAMIDEDGVRALLAALLPALPGDMFLLLDAFALRAATDHADALAARGRHTVLTPHEGELAALLDAERDAVARDPLAALARAAEIYRTAVMVKGATSHLMAEGTCLSYAGGGLGLAVSGSGDVLAGLIAGLGAQGLSPLHASAWGIWLHGEAGRRLAETVGPIGYLARELLPLVPGLMRGV, encoded by the coding sequence GTGGCTGAGCCCGTCCCGCTCGACACCGCCTGGCTCAAGGCGAACCCGCTTCCCGATCACCACGACAATGTCGACAAGAACGGCCGCGGGCGGGTGCTCGTCATCGGCGGCTGCCGGCGCGTGCCCGGCGGCATGCTGCTGACCGCCGAGGCGGCGTTCCGGGCGGGCGCCGGCAAGGTGACGATCGCCACCATCGCCTCGGCCGCTACCCCCATCGGCGTCGCTTTTCCGGCGTGTGCCGTCGTCGCACTGCCCGAAACGCCCGGCGGCGAGATCGCGCCCGAGAGCGCCGAGCTGCTGCTCGCCGAAATCGCCAACCACGATGCGATCGTTTTCGGACCGGCGATGATCGACGAGGACGGCGTCCGGGCGCTGCTCGCTGCGCTGCTCCCCGCCCTGCCCGGCGACATGTTCCTGCTGCTCGACGCCTTTGCGCTTCGCGCCGCGACCGACCATGCCGATGCGCTCGCTGCCCGCGGTCGGCATACGGTACTGACTCCGCACGAGGGCGAACTCGCGGCGCTGCTCGACGCCGAAAGAGACGCGGTCGCGCGCGACCCGCTGGCGGCGCTCGCCCGGGCCGCCGAAATCTATCGCACCGCCGTCATGGTGAAGGGCGCGACGAGTCACCTGATGGCCGAGGGTACGTGCCTCTCCTACGCCGGAGGCGGTCTCGGCCTGGCGGTCAGCGGGTCGGGCGACGTGCTCGCGGGTCTGATCGCCGGGCTGGGCGCGCAAGGGCTCTCGCCGCTTCACGCCAGCGCCTGGGGGATATGGCTGCATGGCGAGGCGGGGCGGCGGCTGGCCGAAACCGTCGGGCCGATCGGCTATCTCGCCCGCGAACTGCTGCCGCTCGTGCCGGGGCTGATGCGCGGGGTCTGA
- a CDS encoding Crp/Fnr family transcriptional regulator, producing MSLSHTAHHAPMTGAYSVTFGRILNRLLSPAERMVWEASLARNARDYAKGIDIAREGERPAALRIVLSGWAQKYKQLPDGRRQILALVLPGQACDLDLFTVARTDHSLAAVRRLTVAEIGRQEATALLRQCPNLAQLLCWGEIVTAAIQREWTINIGQRNAIERVAQLMCEIFARQQGIPAAGGGECDFLLTQWQLAEATGLTQVHVNRTVQELRRRCSVELRNLRLFIPDFAELADIAAFNANYLHLDETDLAVDRAAGLFGGIGRD from the coding sequence GTGAGTCTGTCACATACCGCACATCACGCGCCGATGACGGGGGCGTACAGCGTGACATTCGGCCGCATTCTCAATCGACTGCTCAGCCCCGCCGAACGGATGGTCTGGGAAGCCAGCCTCGCGCGCAATGCGCGCGACTATGCCAAGGGCATCGACATCGCGCGCGAGGGCGAGCGTCCCGCCGCGCTACGCATCGTGCTGTCGGGCTGGGCGCAGAAATACAAGCAACTACCCGACGGCCGCCGCCAGATCCTCGCGCTCGTCCTGCCCGGCCAGGCGTGCGATCTCGACCTGTTCACCGTCGCGCGCACCGACCATTCGCTGGCGGCGGTGCGGCGGCTGACCGTGGCCGAAATCGGCCGTCAGGAGGCGACGGCGTTGCTCCGCCAATGCCCGAACCTCGCGCAATTGCTGTGCTGGGGCGAGATCGTCACCGCGGCGATCCAGCGCGAATGGACGATCAATATCGGGCAGCGCAACGCGATCGAGCGCGTTGCGCAACTGATGTGCGAAATCTTCGCGCGGCAGCAGGGCATCCCGGCGGCGGGCGGCGGCGAATGCGATTTCCTGCTCACCCAATGGCAGCTCGCCGAGGCGACCGGGCTGACGCAGGTGCACGTCAACCGCACGGTGCAGGAACTGCGGCGGCGCTGTTCGGTCGAACTGCGCAACCTCCGGCTGTTCATTCCCGACTTCGCCGAGCTGGCGGACATTGCGGCGTTCAACGCCAATTATCTCCATCTCGACGAGACCGACCTCGCGGTCGACCGGGCCGCGGGCTTGTTCGGCGGCATCGGGCGCGACTGA
- a CDS encoding DUF6894 family protein produces MPQYFFNTSNGSPHIDDAGMELPDISAARREAIRYGGSLLSDDPEMVMQDNGLRIDVVDEAGSRCFAVRVTIED; encoded by the coding sequence ATGCCGCAATATTTCTTCAATACGTCGAACGGATCGCCGCATATCGACGACGCCGGTATGGAGCTTCCCGACATCTCAGCAGCGCGGCGCGAGGCGATCCGCTATGGGGGCAGCCTGCTCAGCGACGATCCCGAGATGGTGATGCAGGATAATGGTTTGCGCATCGATGTGGTCGACGAAGCCGGTAGCCGCTGTTTCGCGGTGCGGGTGACAATCGAAGACTAG
- the gntA gene encoding guanitoxin biosynthesis heme-dependent pre-guanitoxin N-hydroxylase GntA, with protein sequence MPDPKTDNPSACFAEFVADRNFPCLGAKSALANGGIRVIAARDLTSAWNDLEIHRALIDWADAYRHDPDGFRSLVVIFEGPDDLDEEQFEDALWDRLQSLAEKDAWKGMDYDPRVCADPGNPHFSLSFAGEAYFVVGLHPRASRPARRFARPALVFNLHDQFERLRTDGRYERMRERILARDIELAGSVNPMLARHGEVSEAAQYSGRAVGPGWTPPFRDPRSA encoded by the coding sequence ATGCCTGACCCAAAGACCGACAATCCGTCCGCCTGCTTTGCGGAATTCGTCGCCGACCGAAATTTTCCATGCCTTGGCGCCAAGTCGGCGCTCGCAAATGGCGGAATCCGGGTGATCGCGGCGCGCGACCTGACGAGCGCGTGGAACGACCTCGAAATCCATCGCGCGCTGATCGACTGGGCGGACGCCTATCGCCACGATCCCGACGGATTTCGCAGCCTTGTCGTCATTTTCGAAGGGCCGGACGATCTCGACGAGGAGCAGTTCGAGGATGCGCTCTGGGACCGCCTCCAGTCGCTCGCCGAAAAGGATGCGTGGAAGGGGATGGATTATGATCCGCGCGTCTGCGCCGATCCCGGCAATCCCCATTTCTCGCTGAGCTTCGCCGGCGAGGCCTATTTCGTCGTCGGCCTGCACCCGCGCGCCTCGCGCCCGGCGCGCCGCTTTGCCCGGCCGGCGCTCGTTTTCAACCTGCACGACCAGTTCGAACGGTTGCGCACCGATGGGCGCTACGAGCGGATGCGCGAGCGCATTCTGGCGCGCGACATCGAACTGGCGGGGAGCGTCAATCCGATGCTCGCGCGCCACGGCGAGGTGAGCGAGGCGGCGCAATATAGCGGCCGCGCGGTCGGTCCCGGCTGGACGCCGCCCTTTCGCGATCCGCGGTCGGCATGA
- a CDS encoding RlmE family RNA methyltransferase, whose protein sequence is MSGGSGRSGGAKGSGGRGGLHVRVKTARKRSVSSTRWLQRQLNDPYVRRAQAEGYRSRAAYKLIELDEKFGFLKRARAVVDLGITPGGWSQVTRKTNPRARVAGIDLLACEPIEGVAILEMDFMDDAAPDALIEALGSAPDLVISDMAANTVGHPQTDHLRTIGLAETAADFAVQNLVPGGAFVAKVFAGGADRELLTLLKRHFTTVKHAKPPASRKGSPELYVIAQGFKGRMDGATG, encoded by the coding sequence ATGAGCGGCGGCAGCGGACGCAGCGGCGGCGCCAAAGGATCGGGGGGCCGGGGCGGCCTGCATGTGCGCGTCAAGACCGCCCGCAAGCGCAGCGTGTCGTCGACGCGCTGGCTGCAACGCCAGCTCAACGACCCCTATGTCCGCCGCGCGCAGGCCGAAGGCTATCGCTCACGCGCCGCGTACAAGCTGATCGAGCTCGACGAGAAATTCGGCTTTTTGAAAAGAGCGCGCGCCGTCGTCGATCTCGGCATCACGCCCGGCGGCTGGTCGCAGGTGACGCGGAAGACCAACCCGCGCGCGCGCGTCGCGGGGATCGACCTGCTCGCCTGCGAGCCGATCGAAGGCGTCGCGATCCTCGAGATGGATTTCATGGACGACGCCGCCCCCGATGCGCTGATCGAGGCGCTCGGCAGCGCCCCCGACCTCGTCATTTCGGACATGGCGGCGAACACAGTCGGCCACCCGCAGACCGACCATTTGCGAACCATCGGCCTCGCCGAGACCGCCGCCGACTTTGCGGTGCAGAATCTGGTCCCCGGCGGCGCCTTTGTCGCGAAAGTCTTCGCCGGCGGCGCCGACCGCGAGCTCCTGACCCTGCTCAAGCGCCATTTCACGACGGTCAAGCACGCCAAGCCCCCCGCCAGCCGCAAGGGCTCGCCTGAGCTTTACGTCATCGCACAGGGGTTCAAGGGGCGGATGGACGGGGCAACCGGATAG
- a CDS encoding Crp/Fnr family transcriptional regulator — MSSDVTRLSQWMDHHRTRMELGPLSILIRKLLSHSLLSTDDQQAIAALPHKLRRLQPGESILREGDQAEICPVLLSGFAYRQKVASDGGRQIVALKLPGDALDLQSLYLEKADHDIRMLTTAEMALVPLAAMEQLTIKRPAVARAVLIDILVEASIGREWLLNIGRRNALARLAHLLCELHDRVSDIASEASEYFEIPLTQEQLADLLGLTPVHINRMVRQLEKMGAIGRPSRSLTILNLSELAKISKFSSAYLHRNNVSGV; from the coding sequence ATGTCGAGTGATGTCACGCGTCTGTCCCAATGGATGGACCATCATCGCACCCGGATGGAACTCGGCCCGCTCAGCATACTGATCAGGAAATTGCTCAGCCACAGCCTGCTATCGACTGACGATCAGCAGGCGATCGCCGCACTGCCGCACAAGCTCCGGCGGTTGCAGCCGGGCGAATCGATTCTGCGCGAAGGCGACCAGGCCGAGATCTGCCCCGTCCTGCTGAGCGGCTTCGCCTATCGCCAGAAGGTCGCCTCGGACGGCGGGCGGCAGATTGTTGCGCTCAAATTGCCGGGCGATGCGCTCGACCTGCAGTCGCTCTATCTGGAAAAGGCCGATCACGACATCCGGATGCTGACGACTGCCGAAATGGCGCTGGTGCCGCTGGCGGCGATGGAGCAGCTTACGATCAAGCGTCCTGCCGTGGCGCGCGCGGTCCTGATCGACATATTGGTCGAGGCGTCGATCGGCCGCGAATGGCTGCTCAATATCGGCCGCCGCAACGCGCTGGCACGGCTCGCGCACCTGCTGTGTGAGTTGCACGACCGGGTGAGCGACATCGCGAGCGAGGCGAGCGAATATTTCGAAATACCGCTGACGCAGGAACAGCTTGCCGACCTGCTCGGGCTCACCCCGGTGCATATCAACCGCATGGTCCGCCAGCTCGAAAAAATGGGCGCGATCGGCCGGCCGTCACGCTCGCTGACGATCCTCAATCTGTCGGAGTTGGCAAAAATATCCAAGTTCTCGTCGGCTTACCTGCATCGAAACAATGTCTCGGGGGTTTGA
- a CDS encoding DUF1989 domain-containing protein yields MTARVIPPRSGVAFPLRAGEVLRVIDPEGGQVSDMLAFMAADVGEALSNGRTFDCEETIRLTTGNRLWSNRSQPMLEIVEDSAGTHDFLLTPCSEATFRHFYPDKPVHRGCFGNLAAALAPFGIGPDAIPVAFNIFMNVPVDGDGKLRVIAPATHAGDFIRLRALADLVVGLTACSAYDSCGGAFKPIHYAIEQLSPAAGHRQS; encoded by the coding sequence ATGACGGCTCGCGTCATTCCGCCGCGCAGCGGCGTCGCATTTCCCCTGCGCGCCGGCGAGGTGCTGCGCGTGATCGATCCCGAAGGCGGGCAGGTCAGCGACATGCTGGCCTTCATGGCGGCCGATGTCGGTGAGGCGCTGTCTAACGGGCGCACCTTCGACTGTGAGGAGACGATCCGGCTGACGACGGGCAACCGGCTGTGGTCAAACCGCTCGCAGCCGATGCTGGAGATCGTCGAGGATAGCGCCGGGACGCATGATTTCCTGCTGACGCCTTGCAGCGAGGCGACCTTTCGCCACTTTTATCCCGACAAGCCGGTTCATCGCGGCTGCTTCGGCAATCTCGCCGCAGCGCTCGCGCCCTTCGGGATCGGCCCCGACGCGATTCCGGTCGCGTTCAACATCTTCATGAACGTGCCGGTCGATGGCGACGGGAAGCTTCGCGTCATCGCCCCCGCGACGCACGCGGGCGATTTCATCCGCCTGCGCGCGCTCGCCGATCTGGTGGTCGGGCTGACCGCCTGTTCGGCCTATGACAGCTGCGGCGGCGCCTTCAAACCGATCCATTATGCGATCGAACAGTTGTCGCCGGCCGCTGGCCACCGACAATCTTGA
- a CDS encoding glycine zipper 2TM domain-containing protein yields MKKMVTLSIAALMSTATLGLATPAAAQNGYYDRNGYSSYDVRYDRNDRRYDRRYDRRADRRDYRNDRRYYNNRYDNRRYRQCDNGTGGTIIGAVAGGLAGHEIAGRGDRTVGTIIGGAVGALAGRAIDKGNDGCR; encoded by the coding sequence ATGAAAAAGATGGTGACTCTCTCGATCGCCGCCCTGATGTCCACCGCGACGCTGGGCTTGGCAACACCTGCCGCGGCGCAGAACGGCTATTACGACCGCAACGGCTATTCGAGCTATGACGTGCGCTATGACCGGAACGACCGCCGCTATGACCGTCGTTACGATCGCCGCGCCGACCGCCGCGATTATCGGAACGATCGTCGCTATTACAACAACCGCTACGACAACCGTCGCTATCGCCAGTGCGACAACGGCACCGGCGGCACGATCATCGGTGCGGTTGCGGGCGGCCTTGCCGGCCACGAAATCGCCGGCCGCGGCGACCGTACGGTCGGCACGATCATCGGCGGTGCCGTCGGCGCCCTCGCCGGCCGCGCCATCGACAAGGGCAATGACGGCTGCCGTTAA